The following proteins are co-located in the Impatiens glandulifera unplaced genomic scaffold, dImpGla2.1, whole genome shotgun sequence genome:
- the LOC124917909 gene encoding calcium-transporting ATPase 8, plasma membrane-type-like isoform X1: MDEYKSEVFRRAIEDMAFRSLRSHAEEELSTWKIPDDDLVLLTIIGLKDPCRPGVREAVQLCTNAGVKIFNEVNARKPDEMNVFKGVTKNRLFMLIVGLTIVLQVIKIFFLGKFFSIVRLNWKLWLVSVAIGFVSWPLAIVGKMILVSETPFSDLSRLFKSICPRKKNTNVVPSPDIQTEMEETNLHSERIYI; the protein is encoded by the exons ATGGATGAATACAAG TCAGAAGTTTTCAGAAGAGCCATTGAAGATATGGCTTTCAGAAGTTTGCGTTCACATGCTGAGGAGGAACTGTCTACTTGGAAAATACCTGATGACGACCTTGTATTGCTGACTATTATTGGCCTGAAG GATCCTTGTCGACCTGGTGTCAGAGAAGCTGTTCAACTATGTACAAATGCTGGAGTTAAG ATATTCAATGAGGTGAATGCAAGGAAGCCAGATGAGATGAACGTATTTAAGGGAGTGACTAAGAATCGTCTCTTCATGTTGATAGTTGGACTAACTATTGTGCTCCAG GTGATTAAAATATTCTTCCTTGGGAAGTTCTTTTCAATTGTTAGGCTTAACTGGAAATTGTGGCTTGTATCTGTTGCAATTGGATTTGTGAG TTGGCCACTTGCAATAGTTGGGAAAATGATCCTAGTTTCAGAGACACCATTCAGTGACTTGTCAAGATTATTCAAGAGTATATGTCCTAGGAAGAAGAATACAAATGTAGTACCATCACCAG ATATCCAGACAGAAATGGAGGAAACAAATTTGCACAGTGAGAGGATATATATTTAG
- the LOC124917909 gene encoding calcium-transporting ATPase 8, plasma membrane-type-like isoform X2 encodes MDEYKSEVFRRAIEDMAFRSLRSHAEEELSTWKIPDDDLVLLTIIGLKDPCRPGVREAVQLCTNAGVKIFNEVNARKPDEMNVFKGVTKNRLFMLIVGLTIVLQVIKIFFLGKFFSIVRLNWKLWLVSVAIGFVSWPLAIVGKMILVSETPFSDLSRLFKSICPRKKNTNVVPSPEDH; translated from the exons ATGGATGAATACAAG TCAGAAGTTTTCAGAAGAGCCATTGAAGATATGGCTTTCAGAAGTTTGCGTTCACATGCTGAGGAGGAACTGTCTACTTGGAAAATACCTGATGACGACCTTGTATTGCTGACTATTATTGGCCTGAAG GATCCTTGTCGACCTGGTGTCAGAGAAGCTGTTCAACTATGTACAAATGCTGGAGTTAAG ATATTCAATGAGGTGAATGCAAGGAAGCCAGATGAGATGAACGTATTTAAGGGAGTGACTAAGAATCGTCTCTTCATGTTGATAGTTGGACTAACTATTGTGCTCCAG GTGATTAAAATATTCTTCCTTGGGAAGTTCTTTTCAATTGTTAGGCTTAACTGGAAATTGTGGCTTGTATCTGTTGCAATTGGATTTGTGAG TTGGCCACTTGCAATAGTTGGGAAAATGATCCTAGTTTCAGAGACACCATTCAGTGACTTGTCAAGATTATTCAAGAGTATATGTCCTAGGAAGAAGAATACAAATGTAGTACCATCACCAG AAGATCATTAA
- the LOC124917909 gene encoding calcium-transporting ATPase 8, plasma membrane-type-like isoform X3, with protein MDEYKSEVFRRAIEDMAFRSLRSHAEEELSTWKIPDDDLVLLTIIGLKDPCRPGVREAVQLCTNAGVKIFNEVNARKPDEMNVFKGVTKNRLFMLIVGLTIVLQVIKIFFLGKFFSIVRLNWKLWLVSVAIGFVSWPLAIVGKMILVSETPFSDLSRLFKSICPRKKNTNVVPSPDH; from the exons ATGGATGAATACAAG TCAGAAGTTTTCAGAAGAGCCATTGAAGATATGGCTTTCAGAAGTTTGCGTTCACATGCTGAGGAGGAACTGTCTACTTGGAAAATACCTGATGACGACCTTGTATTGCTGACTATTATTGGCCTGAAG GATCCTTGTCGACCTGGTGTCAGAGAAGCTGTTCAACTATGTACAAATGCTGGAGTTAAG ATATTCAATGAGGTGAATGCAAGGAAGCCAGATGAGATGAACGTATTTAAGGGAGTGACTAAGAATCGTCTCTTCATGTTGATAGTTGGACTAACTATTGTGCTCCAG GTGATTAAAATATTCTTCCTTGGGAAGTTCTTTTCAATTGTTAGGCTTAACTGGAAATTGTGGCTTGTATCTGTTGCAATTGGATTTGTGAG TTGGCCACTTGCAATAGTTGGGAAAATGATCCTAGTTTCAGAGACACCATTCAGTGACTTGTCAAGATTATTCAAGAGTATATGTCCTAGGAAGAAGAATACAAATGTAGTACCATCACCAG ATCATTAA